A section of the Atribacterota bacterium genome encodes:
- a CDS encoding substrate-binding domain-containing protein has product MKKLNNILFVAITMILIVMLCVTTNGFSAEKLGDGLTIYMQMGGTEGDPSTLARTNGAKAAAEHFGVKLIEQYSGWQPEKMINQFKEAMAASPDGIVIMGHPGEGAFESLVDEAFEMGIIVTSGNNPLPSIEEKYQPEGFGYAGADLYGGGYLTGKTMIRQGLSAGDKALVYGLFSQEGRRLSPMGIVDALEEEGLIVEQLDISAEVDAEASLCIPILTAYLERNPDLKAIGTQHGNITSNLMKVMEAAGKEPGEIICGGIDLSPATIEGIEKGYVSVSFDQMLYLQGFFPIQQIVLAKQYKVPGLHINTGVGVATPQNIGELKELIEMGIR; this is encoded by the coding sequence ATGAAAAAATTAAATAATATCTTATTTGTGGCTATAACCATGATATTGATAGTGATGCTATGTGTAACAACAAATGGTTTTAGTGCTGAAAAATTAGGTGATGGGCTTACAATTTATATGCAGATGGGGGGAACAGAGGGAGATCCCTCTACTTTAGCCAGAACTAATGGTGCCAAGGCTGCTGCAGAACATTTTGGGGTAAAGCTAATTGAACAATATTCAGGTTGGCAACCTGAGAAGATGATTAATCAATTCAAAGAAGCCATGGCTGCCTCACCGGATGGAATTGTCATCATGGGGCATCCTGGCGAGGGAGCCTTTGAGTCATTAGTGGATGAGGCCTTTGAGATGGGGATAATTGTTACCAGTGGGAACAATCCCCTTCCTTCCATAGAAGAAAAATATCAACCTGAGGGTTTTGGTTATGCAGGAGCAGATCTCTATGGAGGTGGGTATCTTACCGGTAAAACCATGATTAGACAGGGATTGTCAGCCGGAGATAAGGCCCTGGTATATGGACTGTTTTCCCAGGAAGGCAGAAGATTAAGCCCGATGGGTATAGTAGATGCATTAGAAGAAGAAGGGCTTATTGTAGAACAGCTTGATATTTCAGCAGAGGTAGATGCAGAAGCTTCTCTATGTATACCTATTTTAACAGCATACCTGGAAAGAAACCCTGATTTAAAGGCAATAGGGACACAACATGGAAATATAACTTCTAATTTAATGAAAGTAATGGAAGCTGCGGGAAAAGAACCAGGTGAAATAATTTGTGGCGGAATTGACCTTTCTCCTGCAACAATTGAAGGGATAGAAAAGGGTTATGTTAGTGTATCTTTTGACCAAATGCTTTACCTGCAGGGATTTTTCCCGATTCAACAAATTGTATTAGCAAAACAGTATAAAGTGCCGGGATTACATATTAATACTGGTGTTGGTGTAGCTACTCCACAAAATATTGGAGAATTAAAAGAACTGATTGAAATGGGTATCAGATAA